From Paenibacillus graminis:
TGCCCTAGAGAACCGAAGGGAACGTATAAGAATCGGGCAGCTGCTGGCTTACGGGCTTCCCGTCATGCTGGGGGCTTTGGCTGTGCCGCTCATCGGACTGGTAGATGTGTTCACGGTGCCCCGCCTGCTGTCCTCCGGCGGGAGTGAGGCAGCAGCGATGGCGCAGTTCGGGATCTACAACCGCGGCCTGCCGCTGGTACAGATCGTCACGATGCTGGCAACTTCGCTCTCCGTTGTCTTCATCCCGGCACTCGCCGAAGCCAAGTACCGGGGCGACCTTGGGCTGATCCAGACCCGCTGCAGCCTCTCGCTGCGCTGGTTCTGGCTGCTGGGCCTGGCCGCCTCCGCAGGCCTGGCTGTGCTTGCGGAGCCGGTCAACATCGCGCTCTACGGCGACGCTTCCGGCAGCAGCACGATGATCTGGCTGGCCTTCACCGCCGCAGGCGGTACGGTCAGCATCATCTCGGCCGCGCTGCTGCAGGGCCTCGGCGCCGTGCGTGCGCCGGCGCTGCACCTCCTGGCCGCCGCGCTGCTCAAGGCGGCCCTCAACCTGCTGCTCGTGCCGCAGCAGGGCATTACCGGCGCGGCCATCGCCAGTGTGGCCGCCCACGGGTTCGCAGCAGCGCTGAACGTGCTGCTGCTGCACCGCCAAGGCTATCTGCGGCTGCGCTTCGCAGATGCCGTGCTGCGGCCTGCGCTGCTGCTGGCCGGCCTGGCCCTGGCCGCCGCCGCCGTGAGCTACGGCGCCGGCGCGGCAGCCGATGCCGCGGGCCTTGGCGGCAGCCGCACCGCGGCCCTGGCGCAGAGCCTGCTCGGCGTGCTTGCAGGCTGTGTTGTCTTCGCCATTGGCGCGGTAGCCCTGCGCCTGCTCAGCGAGAACGAACTGCGCCAGCTGCCGGGCTTCGGTCCGGGGCTGGCGGACAAGCTGAAAAAGCTGCGGCTGTTCCCGTAAAAACCAGCCGCCAGGCTGCGTATGGCTTGGGTCAGATCTTCCGCATTTTCCCGTGAATCAGCAGTACATAAAGCGGTCGCCCGCTAAGAGGGCCGCGGCCGCCTGGAAGGAGTAGAAATCGTATGAGTGCAACACTAACAGTAGTCGGGCTGGGCTCGGGGAACCCCGACCGGCTGACGCTGGGAATTATCAAAAAGCTGAAAGCGGCATCTGCCGTTTACGTCCGGACCGCTGAGCATCCGGTGATGAAGGCTCTGGAAGAGCTTGAGATTGCTTCACAGTCCTTTGACTACCTGTATGAATCGCTGTCTTCCTTTCCCGAAGTATATGAAGCGATCACGGCAAAATTAATCGAGAAAGCGGCCTTTTTGACGGCTGGATCGGAAATTGTCTATGCTGTTCCGGGACATCCCATGGTTGCCGAATCAGCCGTTTCCTTGCTGCGGGGGCGCTGCCCCGAAGCGGGAATCAAGCTGGAGATTCTCGGCGGCGAGAGCTTCCTGGATGAGGCTTTTGTGCGTCTTGGCTTTGATCCGATCGAGGGCTTTCAGCTTCTGGATGCTTCCGGCATCCGCAGCTCCCAGCTTCAGCCCGAGCTGCATACGCTGATCGGCCAGGTGTATGACAGTTTTACCGCATCCGAGACCAAGCTCTGCCTGATGGAGCTATATCCGCCGGAGTATGAAGTCATTGTAGGCCATG
This genomic window contains:
- a CDS encoding putative polysaccharide biosynthesis protein, giving the protein MKLKSQGSKLLQGAFILSAAAILSKLIGTLQKIPLQNLGGDAVFGIYNTVYPLYTMLVTVAMLGLPSAVSKFVAEASAGRAEHEGHRILKLSAILTASSGVLIGILVYAGAPMISVWVGNSHVTPALRSSAWGLAVVPLMAALRGYFQGLHNMVPTAVSQVAEQTVRVAVMIALLLYLTSIHADAAGIAAGALLGSAGGGVAGLLIMLLYLRRHRRRQAEPELAAASETAGVTTWTKEQRELALENRRERIRIGQLLAYGLPVMLGALAVPLIGLVDVFTVPRLLSSGGSEAAAMAQFGIYNRGLPLVQIVTMLATSLSVVFIPALAEAKYRGDLGLIQTRCSLSLRWFWLLGLAASAGLAVLAEPVNIALYGDASGSSTMIWLAFTAAGGTVSIISAALLQGLGAVRAPALHLLAAALLKAALNLLLVPQQGITGAAIASVAAHGFAAALNVLLLHRQGYLRLRFADAVLRPALLLAGLALAAAAVSYGAGAAADAAGLGGSRTAALAQSLLGVLAGCVVFAIGAVALRLLSENELRQLPGFGPGLADKLKKLRLFP